From Aedes albopictus strain Foshan chromosome 1, AalbF5, whole genome shotgun sequence, one genomic window encodes:
- the LOC109399006 gene encoding centrosomal and chromosomal factor translates to MAMAACYPNYDLSSSAGIGHQQQQQPSQLHHLSMSSRLTGGAPSMAQKDYSIPLHVDCSVEYELPNQAKPPVGARVEPLLMIHPCYFRKMESQRRSPFINNMPNSSRSSNSIVANVVDSSSMSRRSSKSSSQQQQQQQTQQQHQQQQQQQQHAVVSSHQSTIQRHQNLQQQIDEYVQRQMAQRSQQAHYPVGTSSQQQQQQQQQQSQHVQSQHHRHHSHQPQPQQQQQQLHQQQSHLSSQQQSTNQYSLQSQQQQQQQQQLVNTSDWSCYMAPDGVVRGYRKPNLANQTAYSNSNSSSSSSVSNNSKSKVIKRSNTGMPPQLTAAGTGGHQQHQQQHQQNLIAASCAAFNSGGSGLEGGLPSGPRWDIEKTSMAAVPRDFQAGPESLPIKANASLLAAAAVGCQTAPAGTNNNNNNNSYQPSATMYRNPSVVGKRDAMLSGGCGVYSNSSNNNNNLRNNNNNGTELHGSGGSSGSLWNSTASLLEKTPMAAIPRDYQTGPEHMACSKMSAGTGGMLGATASGHSLMRSAASSNTTPSSYHHNHLHHQSSSSTSSSVSSAAEKAALFPGKYRQHQRASHRLHPYMMTSSMGGSFPPLMAPAFPQMQQVSCYNV, encoded by the coding sequence ATGGCGATGGCAGCGTGCTATCCAAACTACGACCTGTCCTCGTCGGCCGGGATcgggcatcagcagcagcagcagccgtcgCAGTTGCACCATCTGTCGATGTCCTCGCGGTTAACGGGAGGTGCACCGTCGATGGCCCAGAAAGACTACAGCATACCGCTGCATGTGGACTGTAGCGTGGAGTACGAGTTACCAAATCAGGCCAAACCGCCGGTAGGGGCCCGAGTGGAACCGCTGCTGATGATTCATCCATGCTACTTCCGCAAGATGGAAAGCCAGCGGCGAAGTCCTTTTATAAACAATATGCCAAATTCCTCCCGTAGTTCTAATTCAATTGTTGCCAATGTTGTTGACTCGTCGTCGATGAGCCGACGGAGCTCCAAGTCCAGttcccaacagcagcagcagcagcagacacaGCAGCaacatcaacagcagcagcagcaacagcagcatgcCGTTGTGTCGAGCCATCAGAGTACTATTCAACGTCATCAGAATCTGCAACAGCAGATCGATGAATACGTTCAACGGCAGATGGCTCAACGGTCCCAACAGGCGCACTATCCTGTTGGGACGAGcagtcaacagcagcagcagcagcaacaacaacagtcaCAACATGTTCAATCTCagcatcatcgccatcattctcATCAGCCGCAGCctcaacagcagcaacagcaacttcATCAACAGCAGTCCCATCTGTCCAGTCAACAGCAATCCACCAATCAGTACAGTTTGCAGagtcaacaacagcagcagcaacaacaacaactagtAAATACCTCAGACTGGAGCTGTTACATGGCCCCCGACGGGGTTGTCCGGGGTTACAGGAAACCCAACCTAGCCAACCAAACTGCCTACAGCAACAGTAACAGTAGCAGTAGTAGCAGTGTCAGCAATAACAGCAAGTCAAAAGTCATCAAACGTAGTAACACGGGTATGCCACCGCAGCTGACAGCCGCCGGCACTGGGGGTCATCAGCAGCATCAGCAACAGCACCAACAGAACCTAATAGCTGCCAGCTGTGCCGCCTTCAACAGCGGTGGCAGTGGTCTGGAAGGTGGCCTGCCTTCCGGTCCCCGGTGGGACATCGAAAAGACTTCAATGGCCGCGGTGCCTCGCGATTTCCAGGCAGGTCCGGAATCGTTACCGATCAAAGCGAATGCTAGTCTACTGGCCGCCGCCGCTGTTGGTTGCCAAACGGCCCCAGCCGGtaccaataacaacaataacaacaacagctATCAACCGTCGGCAACGATGTACCGAAACCCGTCGGTCGTAGGCAAACGTGATGCTATGCTTTCCGGAGGCTGTGGTGTATATAGTAATAGTAGCAACAATAATAATAACCTTAGGAACAATAACAACAATGGTACGGAGTTACACGGAAGTGGTGGCAGCAGTGGAAGTCTATGGAACTCGACGGCCTCGCTGCTGGAGAAGACTCCAATGGCAGCGATACCGCGGGACTACCAGACCGGACCGGAACACATGGCATGCAGCAAGATGTCCGCCGGGACCGGTGGCATGCTTGGCGCCACCGCTTCCGGTCACTCGCTGATGCGTTCCGCGGCTAGTTCCAACACGACGCCCAGCAGTTACCATCACAACCACCTCCATCACCAGTCATCATCGTCAACGTCATCGTCGGTGTCGTCGGCAGCGGAGAAGGCGGCCCTGTTTCCGGGCAAGTACCGGCAACATCAGAGGGCCTCCCATCGGCTGCACCCGTACATGATGACCAGCTCGATGGGCGGCTCCTTCCCGCCGCTGATGGCTCCAGCATTCCCGCAGATGCAGCAAGTGTCGTGCTACAATGTGTGA